One genomic segment of Pseudomonas sp. p1(2021b) includes these proteins:
- a CDS encoding DUF2970 domain-containing protein, translating to MDDNDPGKAPTFWQMLQSILAAAFGVQSGKNRARDFTHGKASHFIVLGTLFTLVFILVLVGLVQLALHLTAR from the coding sequence ATGGACGACAACGACCCAGGCAAAGCCCCTACCTTCTGGCAGATGCTGCAAAGCATCCTCGCCGCCGCCTTCGGCGTGCAAAGCGGCAAGAACCGCGCCCGAGACTTCACCCACGGCAAGGCCAGCCACTTCATCGTGCTGGGCACCTTGTTCACCCTGGTTTTCATCCTCGTGCTGGTGGGCCTGGTGCAACTGGCCCTGCACCTGACCGCTCGCTAG